One genomic region from Apodemus sylvaticus chromosome 1, mApoSyl1.1, whole genome shotgun sequence encodes:
- the LOC127680242 gene encoding olfactory receptor 2AG1-like produces the protein MEFCNYTLGSGFILVGILDDNGFPELLCAAITALYFLALTSNGLLLLVITMDARLHVPMYLLLWQLSLMDLLLTSVITPKAVLDFLLKDNTISFGGCALQMFLALTLGSAEDLLLSFMAYDRYVAICHPLNYTILMSQKVCCLMIATSWILASLSALGYSMYTMQYPFCKSRQIRHLFCEIPPLLKLACGDTSTYEFMVYVMGVTLLFPALAAILTSYILILLTVLHMPSNEGRKKALVTCSSHLTVVGMWYGGAIIMYVLPSSFHSPKQDNISSVFYTIFTPALNPLIYSLRNKEVTGALRRVLGKRYSEQSIF, from the coding sequence ATGGAATTCTGCAATTATACCTTGGGAAGTGGCTTCATCTTGGTGGGGATTCTGGATGACAATGGTTTTCCAGAACTGCTCTGTGCTGCTATCACAGCCCTGTACTTTTTAGCCTTGACCAGCAATGGACTTCTGCTCCTGGTCATCACCATGGATGCCCGGCTCCATGTGCCTATGTATCTTCTGCTCTGGCAGCTCTCTCTCATGGACCTTCTCCTCACCTCAGTCATCACTCCGAAGGCTGTACTAGATTTTCTTCTCAAAGACAACACTATCTCATTTGGGGGATGTGCCCTTCAGATGTTCCTGGCACTGACACTTGGTAGTGCAGAGGACCTCCTTCTGTCCTTTATGGCCTATGACAGGTATGTGGCCATTTGTCATCCTCTGAACTATACAATTCTAATGAGTCAGAAAGTCTGCTGTCTCATGATAGCCACCTCATGGATTCTTGCATCTCTCAGTGCTCTAGGATACAGCATGTATACCATGCAATATCCTTTCTGTAAGTCCAGGCAGATCAGACACCTCTTCTGTGAGATCCCTCCCTTGCTGAAGCTGGCCTGTGGAGACACCTCCACATATGAATTCATGGTTTATGTGATGGGTGTGActttgctctttccagctcttgcTGCCATCCTCACCTCTTACATACTAATTCTGCTCACTGTGCTCCACATGCCCTCTAATGAGGGCAGGAAGAAAGCCCTTGTCACCTGCTCTTCCCATCTGACTGTGGTTGGGATGTGGTATGGGGGTGCTATCATTATGTATGTCTTGCCCAGTTCCTTCCACAGCCCCAAACAAGACAATATCAGCTCAGTTTTTTATACAATTTTCACTCCTGCTCTGAATCCCCTCATCTACAGCTTAAGGAATAAGGAGGTCACTGGGGCTTTGAGGAGAGTCCTTGGGAAAAGGTACTCAGAACAGTCTATATTCTAG